The Spirochaetota bacterium DNA window TATTGATCGAAAGGGTCATGTGCTTATTGCAGATACCTTTAATAATCGTGTGCAGGTTCTGGAAATTAAATAATCCCTTTCTGGATAAATTATCTGAACATCAATGATCCCTTCAATAATTAGAACCATATAATTAAAGCACATTAGGGTTTAACAGCTTCTAATTGTATAGAAATAGTGATTGGTTTTTATTAACTCGGAATAGAATTCAAGAGTTTAGTAGGATACAATGAAGAAAATTATAGCACACATATTCGTAATATCCCTATTATTCCTAATTCCGCTTACAAGTGATTCATATTGCGAGGTTAAAGGGAATTGCAGTAACTGTCATACAATGCATCGAAGTCAGAATCCTTGGCCCTGGGATATGAATTGGGGAGGGCCTAGCTCAGCTCCAATAGAGAATCTCTTGGTTGCTGATTGTATAGGGTGTCATACCAATTATACAGATGGATCGCCCACCATTACCCTGATCACAGGCAGCGTCACTGTCACAGTGCCTGTTGTATATAATACTGTTGTTCCCCCTAGTGCTACATTAGCTGGTGGAAATTTCTATTGGGTGGCTCATGATGACGATACAAAAGGACATAATGTGCTGGGTATATCTGGAATGGATGCGAATTTAAGCCAAGCGCCGGGAAATGCTAATAGCTGTTCAAATAGTTGCCATTATTCCTTGGCAGTAGAACAGACTGCTTTACCCCTGCTAGGGAGCGGTTGCAAGGGCTGCCATCTTCATCCGAGTCATCATGCCGATGATCAGGGCCCTGTTATAGATAATAATCCTGATGGAGAGGGCTGGTATCGTTTTTTATCCGGACATTTCACTGGGGAGGGTCACGGAGTGACTGGAATTGAGGATAATGACTGGCATGCGACCAAAAGTGTGAGCGATCATAATGAGTATCTTGGATATGATGGCGGGCATGATGCAGTAGGTGCGTTTAATGAATTGGGTAATACAATGAGCGCTTTCTGTTGTGGCTGTCATGGAAATTTTCATCAGGAGCGTGACTCATTTAACTGGATACGTCATGCCTCTGATACTATTATACCCAACTCGGGAGAATATGCTAATGCCTTTGGGGCTCAAGGATCAGGAACAGGTGCATATAATCCAGATATTCCAGTGGCGCGTCCTGAATTGACCGGATGGACCGGGGCAAGCGTTGAGGTATCTCTGGGCGCCGGGGGGGATCTGGTAATGTGCCTTTCCTGCCACCGGGCGCACGGTTCTCCATATTTTAAGCTTTTGCGCTGGGATTATCGTGGTAATGATTGGTCAGGTTGCGGAACCTGCCATACTCAAAAACAATGAGTCGGATTGTACTGTTAATAAGGAGGAAATATATTGAAAATACCAGCATCAATACTGTCACGTAACTATAGATCAATGTATATCTCTTTGGCGATTTTGAGTATTTTCATAATAATCATATGGATCAGCCATATTTATGCTGGCCCTTATGCGGATTCAGCTCACGGTAACAGCAGCTATGGGGTTAATCGTTCTTTTATATCTTCTTTCAATTATTCAAGGGGCAACTGTGCTCACTGTCACGAACAGCATGCAAGTATTGGTGGGGCAGAGCCTGTTCCAGTCAGTGGCAATGCCAGTGAGCGGCTTCTCTTTCTCTCAGTATATAGTGGTCAAGCAGATATGTTTTGTTTTCAATGCCATCAGAGTGGATCTATACAGACGGGTATGCCGCCGCAGTATAGTTATAGTTATAAATGGGGTGGGGATAACAGCTTAAGCTGCCCTGATTCAATCAAAGACTCCTTTACATTTATTAATGATGACGGAACTCATAATCCCAACTGTGGAAGCAATACCGGTTCTTCACATCAGCTTGCGCAGATTAAAAATTTCATTAGGAACAAGTGGGGTTTTGTAGGCAATTCTATCAATCCATGCTCAGGTTGTCATAATACTCACAGAGCACAGAGAGCCTTTTATCCTATCAATGTGGATGGAACATCTCCAATTTCCCGACCAAGCTCCCATGCCAATGACTGGGTCTTATGGGGAGACGATATCACAGAAAGAATGAGTAGTTATACCTCAAATTATCAAGCTCCATATTATTATAATTCAACTCTTACATTTGAACCAAATGGCGATTCAACATCCGATGGATCAAATATGCCAGATTATGTTACATTTTGCACTGACTGTCATAATCCGAGCAATGATGGTCAGATATCCAGTTCTCAAAAGTATAGTTTTACAGGCAATTGGCAGGGAATACTTTTCAATCCGGATTGGGAGAATACGTCGCCCCATGGAAAGGTTAGCAGCAATATGCAGCCCATGATGATCAATAAGGCGCCCTATAATACATCAAATATCAATTACGTTCTCTCCTGCACTGACTGCCATGAGCCTCATGGCAGCCCAAATGGGATGCTCATCAGAAAGGAGGTAAATGGAGCCAGCACTGTAAGCTTTACAAGTTGGTCAAGCAGGGATGATTGGTTTTCACTATGCCGCAGGTGTCATGACCCGATTAGCGGCCATAACTCAGGTGCCAAGGGCAATGATCCCTGCTATGTTTGTCATATGCATAATAGAAATTGGTTTAAACCCATTTAAATATGAAACATATATTTGAAATATTATTTGTGATTTCGCTATTTAGTTTGCTAATAATAGCGGCTTGTCAATCTATTTCTATCACACACCCTCCTGCTTCTGGGGGATATGTAAGTTTATATCTTTCCACATCCAATAAATCTCCCTCTGACATAACATTTACCCTAGAAAAGATTGAAGTGGAGGGAGAGGGTAAAGACTGGGTTACAGTATTTGAAGACAAAAGGGGGATAAACTCTATTAATCTGATGGACTGTCAGGTCTTTCTCTCGGAGATACATCTTGGAGCTGGAAAATATGAGAGGATGAGAGTAAGGGTGACGGATGCGGCTTTGGTGCGTGGTGGAAAAAAGCTATCCCTTGCGCTTCCATCTGAAAATATGGTAGTGTTGCCTGTAAGGCTTCAGATTTACAAGAATGAGAGCACTTCTCTTTTCCTTTACTGGGATACTGAAAAATCGATAGAAAATAAATACCTTTTTTTGCCCTCATTTACACTGCTGCCACAAAAGATGGAGATAACAAGGATTATATTGTATGTTACCAATACTGATTCCAATAGTATAACAGTGATAAACCGAGAAAATGACCGGGTGGTGGGTACTATTGGTGTTGATAAGGCTCCCATGGGAATTGTCGCAAGTCCCTCAGGAGATTTAATATATGTAGCTAATTCAGGTTCAAATACCATATCCGTGATTGATACATCACACCACAGGGTGATAGACACAGTACCTCTTAATTTTGGTCTTAGCCCTCGTGAAATCGCCATTTCTCCTAACGGCGCAAGGCTTTACGTGAGTAATTTCCACTCCAACAACGTGTCTATAGTAGACACTGTAAGTAAAAGCATTGTCGGACAGTTATCAGTTGGGAATGCCCCACTTGGCATAGCTGCCAATACAAGTGGCAATAGACTCTATGTAGCGAACAGCGTCTCAAATAATCTTTCAGTAATAGATACATACTATAATGAGGTTGTTGACACCATTGGCGTTGGTTCAAATCCCACGGATTTAATGATCGACCAGAATAAACTATTTGTCGCTAATGCCGGATCGAGTAATATCTTTCAGATCAGCGTAACTTCTCTTAGAATAGAAAAAGAGACAATTGCCTCATATGGATCACATAAATTGGTCATGGGTTTAATGGGAAATATTTATATATCCAACATGAAAAGTAATGATATCTCAATTATACCCTCCTCTACGAATATTATTATCCAAAATATCGCAGTTGGGGATCAACCTCAAAAGATGATAGTAGATCAGAAAAGAAGAAAATTGTACGTTGCTAACGGAGGATCAGATACTGTCTCAGTAATAGATCTTGTCATCTCAAAATTGGTTGTTAGCATTCCAGTAGGGAAAAGACCTTATGGTTTGGCGCTGGTAGAATGAGAATATATGGTGTAATTGATGAGATATGTATTCTCCTACCTTGGATTGCTGTTGATCTCCTCTATGCTTATAGCCATACAACAGTCATATGCTCAGCAAATAAGCGGAAGCATTGATACCTTTTATCAAACCACCCAAACTGAGAGGGAAGATGAGCCAAAGGAGACAGATTGGACTTTTACAAGGGGATATTTTTTGGGTTTTAAAAATATAATCAATCAGCATATGAATTATTTTTTGGATTTTCGGGCAACAAAAAATGAAACGGATGCTCAGGAGACAACATCCTTGTTTAACACTGGGCAGTTTAATGTAATGAATGATATTTTTAATGGGAATCTTGGTTATCAGTTAACCGATAAGGACCCATCAATTGGCTCGCGTATCACTACGAATTCATGGAATCTTAGCCTTAACAGTACTCCAGAGGATATCCCAAGGGTTAGGCTTCTCTACAGTGAGGATAAAACCTATGATCATCTTAATGTACATCAAACGGACAATGCTGGAAAACAACTATTCAGCGGTATTCAATACAAATATCAATTTTTTGATGTATTGCTTAATTATAATCAGAGGGAATCTGAAGATTTTGTGCAAAACACCCTCCTAGAAAGTAAATCCTACATAGGGAAATTGGATTTACACAAATCCTTTTGGGGGAATATACTCTTGCTAAACAGCGATTTAAATTGGAGTCGCGAGACCAGTAATCTAAAGTATAATAGTGATATCACTGTGCCGGAAGAACGAAATAGGGTTGAGGGGTTGTATCTTTATGATACTACACCTCTTTTGGATGAGATGAATGAGATTTATAGCTTAATCGATGGTGATGATACTATAAGCGCAGGAATCGATATTGGCAGCACAGGTGGCATCCACCATAATATTGGTGTTGATCTGAATTTTTCTCAGGAATGTGACACAATCTATCTCTATACAACAACCGGTTATGATCCTTCCATCTCTGACTCACGTTTTATATGGGAAGTCTATTACAGCGATGATGGAATAAACTGGAGCCTAATAACTGATAATGCCAGTTTTTCCTACGAAACCTTTAACAACCGTTTTGAGATAGATTTTCCACCTCATGAAGGCAGATATTTTAAGGTTGTGAATACTGATTATGATGATAGATCCTTTGTGGGTTCCATCTATATTACAGAGATTGAAATATTGGGCAGTGAAAACCGCATTAGGGACGAAGAGGATAGTAGGGTCGCTTCGAGGTGGGGAATAAATTGTGCGGCTACGTTGCGTCCGATGAAGAAACTCACCCTAGGATACAATTTCTCCTGTGACTATACTGAGAATGATCCTGGTTCAAATTATGATAAAATGAAGAAAGCCGAATTAAGTCATAGGGCAAACATCACCTATGATTTCCATAGATATCTTTCTTCTTCTGCTTCTTATTGGATAAGAACATCTGACTCAGAGACCTCAGCTACAGATGAAAGAAACAATAAAAATAGCAGCTACTCCCTTCAATTTAATTCATCCCCCCTTACAACGCTCAACATGTCTGTCTCCTTTAATCATTCGGAATCTGAAGAAAAAAGTATTGAAGATGATGTGGAAGAAGAAAAAATTGAGAGCGAGTCAAACTCATACCTTCTCTATATTACGGCTGTTTTGTGGGAGGGCGTTGATCTCTCTAGCAATTATAATATAACTCAATCTGAAAATTCAACTGGTACTGAAACTACTGTGCAGACAATTAATCTTGACTTAAGAACAAAACTCACCGATAATATTACCCTGGATTCCGGATGTAGTTACAACGAGCAAAAGAGCGAGAGTATAGAACAGCCTGCTGAAAGGACAGAGAGTACTGGTCTTAACTTTATACTGAGGTATAGCCCATCCAGCATCTTCTACCTAAGCGCGGATAGCAATTTTAATAAAACTGAAACCGAGACTGATTCTTCATATGGATTCAATATGAGTTGGCTTCCGACTGATAAAATCCAAATAAACTTCAACAGTAAATATAAAGTGAACGATAATAGATCTACCTCATACAATCTTGAATCAAGCTGGAACATTAGCCGTTATATGATTTTTAAGAGTGGATTAAATTATTCTATTACTAAAGGGGAAAGAAGAGATGAAACCCGGATGTTTTACACGCGTCTTTCTGCTAGGTTTTAGCAGGGGAGGAATACTCTGGCTCTTTATTTTGCTTCTCATAATTAATTGCGCAGGGCCTCGCATGTATGTTCAACCCGATGCTGACTTTACCTATATTAAAAAGGTGGCTGTTTTACCCTTCGATAATTTGACCGGTGATAAGTTTGCTGGAGATAAGGTAAGGGATTTAGTAACAACTGATATATTGAGTCGAGGTATATTTGATGTGATAGAGGAGGGCGAGGTCCATAGGGTGCTGAAAGAGGAGGGGAAGGCTTCCGCCACAGCAATTGATCAGGAAGCTGGTAAGAGGATCGGAAAGAGGCTAGGGATTCAGTCCTTCATTTTGGGTTCAGTTGAGGAGTACGGGATCTCACAAGGAGGAGGGCGAGCATTCTCACAGGTGGCGATCTCTATGAGAATGATAGATGCCGGCACCAGCAAAATATTGTGGCAGGCGAGTTATGACAAAGAGGGGGGTGGCGCGCTGAGTCGGTTGTTTGGTATCGGATCGAAGACCATCAGCGAGATATCAAGGGATTTGATAGAAGAGATATTGGACACACTCTTTGAAGATTAATTAAAATATTCATGAAAAGAAAAAATAATTTATATGTCATCTTTATTCTAATCTCAAGCATGACAATATGGTTTGTTAACAAAAATGCTTTTTGCCTGGAGACTAAACCCCCTAAGGAGATGAGCCAAATCTCAAAAAAGGGTATTAGAAGGGTAGCAGTTCTACCACTGGTGAATTTGAGTGGAAGCGATGTTGCTGCCCCTGATGTGATTGCAATGATAGAGAATTATCTTAGCAGTAAGATGAATATTGAGGTTGTTCCTCGGGAAATTGTGAAAAAATTTTTGGTGAAGGAAAGGATTAGAGGTATTGGCCTTTTAAGCAGGGCCACTTCTCGAACAATAAGTAATACTCTTAAAGTGGATGGTATTATTCTTACATGCGTTAACCTTTTAACCGCAGAGGATAATCCTATGATAGGGATTGGATGTCGAATGATTAATGGCCGAGATGGATCACTGATCTGGTACAATCATGCATCACTTGCCGGAAGAGATTATACATCCTGGTTTGGATTGATTCGAGTTACCTCCTTGGAGGTTCTGACAACAAGGGCAGTTGAAAGATTGCTTTCTACATTTCCTAAAGATGTAATAATTATGCAGGAGGATATTGACTCCTTTGAGATTACAGAAATTTCCGCAAATCCTAAGTATCTTCATTCCCATGAAAAAATTATTCTTCGTGTCAAATTTGTATCCATGGGAAAGACGATAAAGAGGGTTAATGCGATACTGGATAAGAATAGGGGTTCCCTCGTTTCAGAAGAGGAATTGGTATATAGTGGGACAATGACGGCTCCAAGTAAGGAAGGCAAGTATCAGTTAAACCTTGAGGTTTATGATGAAGGGAATAATGTCTCTATCATCAATTCAGTAGCTATTATTCGGGTGGATAATACTCCCCCAAGTGTAGCGCTCTATTCTCGGGATGAACTCTTCTCCCCCAATGGAGATAGGATAAAGGATATGATTGTCTTTTCTACTTATCTTAGAGAAGCGGATAATATTGATAGTTGGGAATTCATTGTTCAGAATAGTGAAGATGAGATAATAAGGAGGGCCAGTGGGAGGGATCGCCTGGCTACATCTTTGGTATGGAGGGGGGAGGATGACTCTTATTCGTCAGCGGGTGATGGTGAATACTACTGTAGCTTGAAAGTGATTGATCGAGCGGGCAATAAATCCAAGACTCCCAGAAAGAGATTAGTCCTGGATAAAACGCCTCCCAAGGTTCAGATTAAAATTGATTTGAAGGAAGAGGAGGGTTTCCAATTCTATTTAGAGTGTGAAGATGCTAATGGTATAGATAGATGGCAGTTGGATATATTTGATGAAGATCAGAGAATTGTTCAATCCTTCGAAGGTGAGGGAAGAGTGCCTGCCAATCTCTGGTGGAAGACATCAACATCCCCTCATATTGAATCGCGTTACTCCTTTACGGCTAGGGATTTGGCAGGAAACAGATTAGCTCAATCCGCTCGACCTATAAAGGCAGATTTTTTGATAAAGGAAGTAACCCCTTCCAATAAGGAAGAAAAGAGAAAAGAGTGGAATTCTGATTTTTAAAAGATTTATTGAATAAAGGATGTAATCCAGTTAAATTATTATAATTTATAGTGATTCTATGTTAGCATATCAAGTAAGATAGTTAATTGCTACCTGTATCAAGGGAGCAATCAATGATCCTTGATCCTTAAAGAGTGTATCAATCGTGACCTCACCTCGATTAAGTTGAGAAGGGCATGTTGCATTTTCACAAAATGAGAATAATTTTGGGCTGAATTGTTGAAAAATGAGGCTACAACTTTTAGTTATTCATGTTATACTATTCCTGTCGTGTTCCTCCAATCCACATTATTTTTTGAGGGATGGGAAAAAATTCCCTCTGATTATGAAGGTTGCAGTATTGCCCTTTAAAAATATCACTACCCAGAGGGGAGCGGGAAAGGTGGTAACCAATATTTTTATACAGGAGTTGTTCAATAGCAGAATCTATAAAATAGAGGAGATGGGGATCATCCGAGATTTCTTTATAAGGCAGAGGATAAGGGAGAAGGGTGAGATTGATCTGGATACCGCTAATTTGTTGGGATCTCAGATTGATGTTGATGCCGTTTTCCTTGGAATAGTAGAGGAATATTACCAGGATGCTGGTGGTAAAGAAGGGATTAGCCCTAGGGTGGGCTTGAGTGTTCGAATGTTAAGCACCAAGACTGGGATGATACTCTGGAAGTGTTCTCATCAGAGGACAGGAGATGATTATAAAATTATCCTCGATTGGGGTAAGGTTAGGACTGTAAATTTACTTGCCAAAAAGGTGATTGAGGAAATGATCGCAACAATAAGGAAACATGGGAAAGAGTAAAATGAAAAGATATTTATCTATTTTAATTATTTTAATAATGTGTTTTATTTGTGGAAAAGCCTTTAGCTGGTTTTGGGGAGAGGATTATTTGGCGAAGGTAAACCAGGAGACTATTTACATAGAAGACTTTCAGAAACGCTTGAGCGAACTCCATCGTCAGGGTTCCATGCAACGGTCTAAAGGGAGGGCTGCTCAAATTGATTTGAGAGTCGCCCTTGAGGAGATGATCGATGATTATCTCTTATACCAGGAGGGCTATCGATCTGGGCTGGACAAGGATCCGGAATTTATAAGAAGGTCAAATGCTTATCTTGAGTTTCAATCCATTCTCAGGCTCAGGAGGGAAGAGATAAAGGATAACATTAAAGTTGAGGAGGATGAGATCAAGGCATTTTATGAGGAGAATTACAAAAAATCTGGGCAGGAAGGAAAAACGCCCCCGAATTATGTAAAGGTGAAGGGTAAGATAAAAAAGAAGATTTATAAAACAAAGGAGAAGGAACTGGAAAGGCAGTATATAAATAAATTAAAGGAGAATGCCAAGATTGAGATTTATACAGATGTTCTTTCCTCTCTTGGGAATACTAAGAAGGATGGGAAAAGAGTAGTCGCTTCTATTAATGGAAAGCCCGTTTTGGTTTCAGATTTGGAAAAGGAATATGGAAAGTCAATCCAGGGCAAGAAGGAAGAGGAAGCGAAAAAGATAAGGAAGAAGGCATTGGATGGATTGATAGAATATCTTCTCATTAAAGAGGATGCCTTAAATCATAATTATCCCCAAG harbors:
- a CDS encoding cytochrome c3 family protein; the protein is MKKIIAHIFVISLLFLIPLTSDSYCEVKGNCSNCHTMHRSQNPWPWDMNWGGPSSAPIENLLVADCIGCHTNYTDGSPTITLITGSVTVTVPVVYNTVVPPSATLAGGNFYWVAHDDDTKGHNVLGISGMDANLSQAPGNANSCSNSCHYSLAVEQTALPLLGSGCKGCHLHPSHHADDQGPVIDNNPDGEGWYRFLSGHFTGEGHGVTGIEDNDWHATKSVSDHNEYLGYDGGHDAVGAFNELGNTMSAFCCGCHGNFHQERDSFNWIRHASDTIIPNSGEYANAFGAQGSGTGAYNPDIPVARPELTGWTGASVEVSLGAGGDLVMCLSCHRAHGSPYFKLLRWDYRGNDWSGCGTCHTQKQ
- a CDS encoding cytochrome c3 family protein; its protein translation is MKIPASILSRNYRSMYISLAILSIFIIIIWISHIYAGPYADSAHGNSSYGVNRSFISSFNYSRGNCAHCHEQHASIGGAEPVPVSGNASERLLFLSVYSGQADMFCFQCHQSGSIQTGMPPQYSYSYKWGGDNSLSCPDSIKDSFTFINDDGTHNPNCGSNTGSSHQLAQIKNFIRNKWGFVGNSINPCSGCHNTHRAQRAFYPINVDGTSPISRPSSHANDWVLWGDDITERMSSYTSNYQAPYYYNSTLTFEPNGDSTSDGSNMPDYVTFCTDCHNPSNDGQISSSQKYSFTGNWQGILFNPDWENTSPHGKVSSNMQPMMINKAPYNTSNINYVLSCTDCHEPHGSPNGMLIRKEVNGASTVSFTSWSSRDDWFSLCRRCHDPISGHNSGAKGNDPCYVCHMHNRNWFKPI
- a CDS encoding YncE family protein, producing the protein MISLFSLLIIAACQSISITHPPASGGYVSLYLSTSNKSPSDITFTLEKIEVEGEGKDWVTVFEDKRGINSINLMDCQVFLSEIHLGAGKYERMRVRVTDAALVRGGKKLSLALPSENMVVLPVRLQIYKNESTSLFLYWDTEKSIENKYLFLPSFTLLPQKMEITRIILYVTNTDSNSITVINRENDRVVGTIGVDKAPMGIVASPSGDLIYVANSGSNTISVIDTSHHRVIDTVPLNFGLSPREIAISPNGARLYVSNFHSNNVSIVDTVSKSIVGQLSVGNAPLGIAANTSGNRLYVANSVSNNLSVIDTYYNEVVDTIGVGSNPTDLMIDQNKLFVANAGSSNIFQISVTSLRIEKETIASYGSHKLVMGLMGNIYISNMKSNDISIIPSSTNIIIQNIAVGDQPQKMIVDQKRRKLYVANGGSDTVSVIDLVISKLVVSIPVGKRPYGLALVE
- a CDS encoding discoidin domain-containing protein: MRYVFSYLGLLLISSMLIAIQQSYAQQISGSIDTFYQTTQTEREDEPKETDWTFTRGYFLGFKNIINQHMNYFLDFRATKNETDAQETTSLFNTGQFNVMNDIFNGNLGYQLTDKDPSIGSRITTNSWNLSLNSTPEDIPRVRLLYSEDKTYDHLNVHQTDNAGKQLFSGIQYKYQFFDVLLNYNQRESEDFVQNTLLESKSYIGKLDLHKSFWGNILLLNSDLNWSRETSNLKYNSDITVPEERNRVEGLYLYDTTPLLDEMNEIYSLIDGDDTISAGIDIGSTGGIHHNIGVDLNFSQECDTIYLYTTTGYDPSISDSRFIWEVYYSDDGINWSLITDNASFSYETFNNRFEIDFPPHEGRYFKVVNTDYDDRSFVGSIYITEIEILGSENRIRDEEDSRVASRWGINCAATLRPMKKLTLGYNFSCDYTENDPGSNYDKMKKAELSHRANITYDFHRYLSSSASYWIRTSDSETSATDERNNKNSSYSLQFNSSPLTTLNMSVSFNHSESEEKSIEDDVEEEKIESESNSYLLYITAVLWEGVDLSSNYNITQSENSTGTETTVQTINLDLRTKLTDNITLDSGCSYNEQKSESIEQPAERTESTGLNFILRYSPSSIFYLSADSNFNKTETETDSSYGFNMSWLPTDKIQINFNSKYKVNDNRSTSYNLESSWNISRYMIFKSGLNYSITKGERRDETRMFYTRLSARF
- a CDS encoding CsgG/HfaB family protein, with translation MKPGCFTRVFLLGFSRGGILWLFILLLIINCAGPRMYVQPDADFTYIKKVAVLPFDNLTGDKFAGDKVRDLVTTDILSRGIFDVIEEGEVHRVLKEEGKASATAIDQEAGKRIGKRLGIQSFILGSVEEYGISQGGGRAFSQVAISMRMIDAGTSKILWQASYDKEGGGALSRLFGIGSKTISEISRDLIEEILDTLFED
- a CDS encoding Ig-like domain repeat protein; protein product: MKRKNNLYVIFILISSMTIWFVNKNAFCLETKPPKEMSQISKKGIRRVAVLPLVNLSGSDVAAPDVIAMIENYLSSKMNIEVVPREIVKKFLVKERIRGIGLLSRATSRTISNTLKVDGIILTCVNLLTAEDNPMIGIGCRMINGRDGSLIWYNHASLAGRDYTSWFGLIRVTSLEVLTTRAVERLLSTFPKDVIIMQEDIDSFEITEISANPKYLHSHEKIILRVKFVSMGKTIKRVNAILDKNRGSLVSEEELVYSGTMTAPSKEGKYQLNLEVYDEGNNVSIINSVAIIRVDNTPPSVALYSRDELFSPNGDRIKDMIVFSTYLREADNIDSWEFIVQNSEDEIIRRASGRDRLATSLVWRGEDDSYSSAGDGEYYCSLKVIDRAGNKSKTPRKRLVLDKTPPKVQIKIDLKEEEGFQFYLECEDANGIDRWQLDIFDEDQRIVQSFEGEGRVPANLWWKTSTSPHIESRYSFTARDLAGNRLAQSARPIKADFLIKEVTPSNKEEKRKEWNSDF
- a CDS encoding peptidyl-prolyl cis-trans isomerase; this translates as MKRYLSILIILIMCFICGKAFSWFWGEDYLAKVNQETIYIEDFQKRLSELHRQGSMQRSKGRAAQIDLRVALEEMIDDYLLYQEGYRSGLDKDPEFIRRSNAYLEFQSILRLRREEIKDNIKVEEDEIKAFYEENYKKSGQEGKTPPNYVKVKGKIKKKIYKTKEKELERQYINKLKENAKIEIYTDVLSSLGNTKKDGKRVVASINGKPVLVSDLEKEYGKSIQGKKEEEAKKIRKKALDGLIEYLLIKEDALNHNYPQEDPPFGKMIAQYRIRLMNFIFNTRIISPQIRVTEEDLKEYYKKNKEKHRLPDRFKLKIISLKDEKEANKLHKELEAGANFNRLARSASDSMQGDNSTNTSWWYNRNLSDPIRSVVEGMKVGDISRVIKDRSFYKIVKLVDLKKGAIINYPKVKGMIKTKLGREKFQSLLNKYLKMMRENSSIKINEDVLKNYEMKVKNERK